CACTGTAAACATTCTAGCACCCACGCAAGTCCCCATGTTATTGGCTTATTTGATGTCCGGTGAGTCACACGTGATTCACTTCATCAGGTACCCGAGACAAGGACCATTCCTCTCTTCACATGTGATCAGAAACCTAGGTCCCGCCCCAGGGCCCTGTGTCATTCCCAGGGGGTGTTTTCCCTGCAAGAGGGCAGACTCTTCACCGGAGCCACAGAGCTGCGGAGGAAGCGAACCTGACGCGCTGAATGTCTAAAGCCAAGTAAGGGGACGCAGCCTAGCCTGAGAAACTTGATCGTTCAAAACCAGGCTCAGGTGACAAGTTTATTCAACCCCTAAACGTGGGTCCAAAGTGCCTCCCTCTACAAAAcgttaggtgtgtgtgtgtgtgaagcggTTTCTAGCACCATCTAACACCCAGCAGCGGAGCACCGGCAGGCTGGGCAGCTCACTTCACCGTCACTGGCCACGTCCCCGGGGGCCCGTGCGTGGCGGAGCCCTCGGCCGCCTGGAGCCCCCGCTTTCCAGCACGACACTGTCGGCTGGAGGGGATCCTGGCGACACTGACCTTCAGGACGGGGCTCCCAGGACTTCTCAACGTGCCCCTGGGAGCACGAGCTACAGGAGAAACGACTACCGTGTCCTCCTTCCTCCAACGTGGACTCAAATCGCTTCTGAATGTCTCCCGCAGTCACGAAGGCCTTCAAAAAGCAGGAAGGTCTGCACCCTGGCCCGTTTCAACCACAAAAGGCACAGCTTATCCAGGACAAAGGGCTccctggaggtggggggcagcttcCCCGGGCGTCAGAAGCCCATGCGGGGCTTCTTCCAGTGCGGCTGAGAGCCGGAGCGGACGGCTGCCCGCTGCCGGGAGGGGGTGGCCCGGACGCTGGAGGCCTGGGAGGAGGGCACAGAGGCAGCCCCCGGGGCGTCCCCTCGGAGCGGCAGCTCAGCCATGTAGTCCCGGAGGGTCTGCTGCCGCTCCGAGGGGACGCCCCGGGCCCACAGCTCCTGGGTGAACTCCTGGGAGGGCGGGGTCACTGGGGGCTGAGGCCTGGCCTCGGGCAGTGTCCgctctgggctgggaggggggcTGGCGGCGTCTGAGAGGTCTAAGCGGCCGCTGAGTGAGGAGAAGGTGCTGGACAGTTGAGTCCGGCGCTTGTGCCGCTTGGGCTGTTTGCCGGGCCCCGAGCCGCTGCCCCGCCGCCTCTCCCACCAGGCCGCCGCCTGGCCCTCCCAGGCTGCCTCCAAACGCTCGCTGAGCTCGTCCTCGGGGCCTGGCTCGGGGGCGGGGGCCCGCTCTTCCGTGGGGAGCAGGCCCAGGTCCCTCGGCTGCAGGAGACGCCCTTTGGCCATGGCCGTGCGAAGACCCTCTGGCGCTTTGCCCTCTGCCTTCTGAGGCTCAAAGCAGCCCAGCAGGCGGCGGTGGGAGAAGGTGGGTGCAGCCCACACGGGGGGAGCCGGGGGCACCTCCAGCAGGGCCTTCAGCCACCGGCTGCAGGAGGCAGTGGCCTGGGGGGTCCAGGAAGCCGTGGGGGCAGGAGAGTCAGGCCCGGGCTCTCCCTGGAGGTGGAGGCGCTGGTGGAAGACGTCTCCAGCCGCCGAAAGTTGGAAGAGTGACAGCACCGGCGTGGAAGTGGAGGGTGGGATGGCGGCGGCCAGACCTGGAGGTAGAAGGACCGTGACCCCACAGCCTGGTGCGGGTGCGGCTCCTCAAACCCACTCCCCTGCCCCAGCGCACCTATGGCTGGTGCTTTCAGACGTTCCTGCAGCCGCCACTGACTCTTGGGCTCCAGCAGGGGGAAGGCAGAGAGGGAGTCGCTCCTGGAAGGGAGAGACTGGGGGGGCCCTGCCAGCCGGGGCGTGGAGGCCCCCTCTCCTGGAGGAGGGACAGACAGCTGAGGCCCTGCCCgggcccggccccgcccgcccTCCTGCCCGCCTCCCGCCCGCACCGGCCCCTCACCTGCGACGTGCAGCAGCTGCAGCTCCCCACCCTGGCCCGCCAGGAGCAGCGGCCGCGGGAGGCCTGTGCGGGGCGGGGGCAGCAGCTGGGCCAGCAGGGGCGCGGAGGGGAGGCCGTGGTTCCACTTCAGCAGGGGCACCAAGGGGAGGCGCTCATCCACCAGGTAGAGCGAGAACTGGGGGCCCAGGAAGAAGACAGAGGGGACGTGACTGAGGCGTGGGAGAGAGGGACGGGACAGGTCCCCCTGGGTGGCCCCCTCCAGGGCCCCATGTGGCTCTCAGGGTAAGTCTCAGCACTCCGGGACCGGCCCTGACCGCCTCTCCAGCTTCAGCTGCCCAGCCCCGCACAGGAGGCACCCCCGAGCAGGTGGCACCGTCCCCTGTCCTGATGGCCTTGCTGGGAGAAGGGCTCTTGAGAGAGGCTTTCACCCagcctcccccaacctcacctgACCCTGGCACATACGCCCGAGACACACCCACTAACACCCAGGGTCCTGAGGGGGCGGGGTGGAGCCAGACCTCCTCTCCCCTTCCGGACACGGGGGGACTGTCCAGCTCTGGCCACTGCCCCCCACGCCcatgcccttcccccttccccagcagcTGTCCAGGACCGTCTCCATTGACCGCCTGAGACGGTGCAGGacggagaggaggggaaggtgtCGCTCACCTGGGTGCAGATGAGGTGGAGCGTGGGGTGCAGGCACTCGGGGCCGCACTCCCCCAGGTACTGGGTGAGCAGGACCCGTTCCCCTTTCTGGCACGATGCTTCTGCCCCTCCACGAAAAAGCAGCAGACCACAGCCCGGCGGGCCCTGGGGGACACGGCCAGGTCAGCCAGCCCACGGTCCGCCATGTGTGGTGCCACCTGCTGCAGCTGGCCCGGGGCTCGCTGGCCCTGCAGCTCACCACGCCCTCTCGGGGGaggccccccaccccatccccgccATGGACCTGCTCTGCCCCCTCACCTGAGTGTCCACCATCTTCACTCCGGTGCGATCACCCACAGTCAGCACTCGAGGGTGGGCAGTGAAGTCTGCCCAACGCCAGGGAGAGGGGTCCCGGAACACAAGGGTCTCGGGGTCCTTGTAGATTTGCCGCAGCCTTGGGGAGACAGGCCAGCCATGGTGGGGAGACCGGCTGATGGGGGGAGACTGGGGTGACCTGGCCTGGGGTCCAGGACATGGGCCGGGTTCTGCGGGAGCTGCTGGTTGGGGTGGAGGGTTTTTATGGGGAAGGGGCGTTACCCGTCCTGGGGAGTCCACAGACAGATGGCTCCGGAACGGCTGCAGATGGCCAGCTCTCCAGGCAGGTGAGGGCTACAGGGCACACACGTGATGAATGCCAGGCCACCCCCTTCTCCCACGCCCATCTCCACGCAGACCAGCCTCAGTGAGCCCCTCACCTGAGGCTGATCCCTGTGGCCCCCTTCTCGACCTGCAACACCTGGACAGGGGCCGGCTGCCCCTGCTTACTGACCTTCCACAAGGCACAGTGGTAGTCAGAGCGGACAGCCAGCAGAGCTGAGGGATGGAGAGGgtgagggtcagggtcagggtcagggtcagagtCAGGCAACAGGTCAGTGAGTGGACGGGGGAGGTGTCTATGGGCCTTACCTTCTCCCTGCACGGTGCGGGTCACCACCTGCCGGACAGGTCCCCGGAGCCGGATATGGCCAGGGCCTCCGAGAACCCGGGGCTCACTGCCTGGGGTCAGGCTGACCTTCTGGAAGTCTGGGCATCTCGCTAAGGATAAGTTCACGCGTTATGGCCACTCAAGGCTCCCAACTTCCCGCCTGTCCCTAGAGCATGCCCAGCGAGGGAGGATACACAGCCTGTCCAGGGCGCCTCCTGCGGGGTAGACCAGCTGCCCAGCCCTGGGCGTCCTGCCGGGCACCCAGGCCAGCGCGCCCCCAGTGAAGGCGTCGTCCAGGAGCAGCTGCTCCCAGCGCAGGGCCAGCTCCTCGTGCAGCAGCTCCCCCAGGAGGCTCGCCACCGACGTGCTGAGGATCGGGCCCCCAAGGATGGAGAACCGGCGCTGGCGGTGGCTGAGGTAAGCCCAGGGACAGCtgggggcgggaggaggagggTCAGGCTGTGGCTgatggggaggagggctgggtgCCATCCCGAGGGAGGCCAGGCGTAGCAGACGCATTCTTCATCACCCTAGAACTTCCTCCTCTGGGAAACCAGCCCACCCTGTTCCCGTGCTGCAGTCACACGATCCAGGCCTGGCCACGTGGAGTCCGCCATCGCCCGGCCACAGGGATCGGCTCACGATGGGCATGACACCCAAGCCCAGCCAAGCCGACCACACCGCTCCCGGGACTTGTGCTGGCGCCTCAGGAAGGACACTAGCCCTTCCCCTGGAATCATAAACCACCTTGCTGCCACCTGGAAGCAGCCTGTCGAGGAATTAAGCCAAGCAGAGGCAAGAGGATGAGAAAATGAAGAGCCCTATTAACACCTGAACAGCTGGATGCAGCCGTGCCTGCAGCGCATGAGCTTCCGTTCTTTTCTCCCTCACGCGGCCTGTGCAGCTGGGAGCTCTGCATGGGGCAGCGTGGCCCGTGACTGCACGGGGCGTGTGGAAGCAACCTGATGGAAACCAGCATCCAGGCCCTGGTTCCCTCCACAGCCCCACCACCAGCTAGGCATACCCATCCCGTCCTGTCTCACTAGCCACTTGCCCCCAGGGCTGGTGTCCACCGAGGTCCTGGAGCAGCCTCTTCACGCTGACCACTGTCTTCTTCTTAGAGCGGCCCTGTGTGGAGAGGCCTCGTCAAGCTCACACGCCCTAGGGCTTACCCCGATGGGAAGTGGGGAGCCCCCTCTCCCGGCTGGCGAGGGGTTACTCACCCGTGCTCCCTCCAGTTTGAAATTCTCCAGCATCAGCTTCCCCAGGGGTGCAAAGGCTATGTCCCCATGGTCCCACAAGAACCGGCTGAGCTGCAGGAGGAAAGGAGGCCAGGTCACTAGGCACAGCCCCGGCCGCGTGGCACTGCGCGCCGTGGGGCCGCTTACCTGCTCAGTAACGTCCAGCACGGCTTGGGGCTGTCTACGGAACTGGTAACCTCCCCGGAAAAGCAGATCCTGGGCGGTCACGCCAGGGTCCCAGGGATCTGAGGGAAGAGTGAGGCCGCGGAAGGGCCCGGAAATGGAACCAGGTGTCCTAGGTGCCTGGAGGTGCCAAGGGCCCTGTAGGGCAGAATCagcagggagaggaaaggccTCGCGcgggagctgggggagaggagcAGCGGGGAGCAGCTTGGGAGGGGGCCCCAAGGCCGAGATCCTTACCGGGACCAGGAGGCAGCAAGGGCAGCGGCCCAGGGGTGTCCGGCTCCCAGAGCAGGCCCTTGGCCACGTGCGGCGCCACGTTCTGAGGAAACACAACCGTGGCCACAACAGAACAGTGAGTGTGCGCCGGGCCAGGCGCTGCCACCCACTCttttattaactcattcaatcctcCCAAGGCACCGGCCAAACTGGTACGATGGTCATCGTCACTTTAACGATgaagaaaatggaggcacagCGAGGCCGTCCCTTGTCCCAGGCAGCAGCCACTAAAGAGAAGGGCTGGGatgtgaacccaggcagtctgacttcagTCTGTGCTCTCGACctccaggctgcacaggctctcgcAGGAGCCGCTGGCCTTTGAGCCTCACTTACACTCAGGAGACCTTGTGGTCACTTACTTGGGACACCCACAGGCTGCTCCATCCCACTGCGGGGCTGGCCTGAGACAGCTCAGCTCCACACCTGGGGACGGAGGAGCGAGGCTCCCGCAGGGGCGGGTCTGATGTAAGCCCTTCCTTGTCAAGGGAGCCCCTCCCGCCCAACGCCAGTGTCTCTTTTAAATTTCTCGCCCACTTGCCTCTGCCGGGCGTAATCCTCGGCCAGCCTGTCTCCAAGTGGCAGCCAGATGGCTTAGGCTTCCGGGGAAAGAGCCGGCGTCCTTCGTGTCCCAGGagatctcccctcccctccccacctcacccctacTGTACGGTTTCGGCATCCTTTCGGTTTCGCTCAGAGCTGTTCTCACTTTGTAATGATTTTATCCTTTGGTCTATTCACTGTCTATTCTCACTCAACCTAACTCTGTTCCATGGGGCAGGGAGCGCATCCGACTTACTCACTCTGGATTCCCAGGGCCTGGTaaggcacctggcacatagtaggagctgtTCAGTGAGTATCTGTTGAACAAATAGAGGAAGAAAAGACGGGGGCCAACAGCTCCTGCTCAGTAAATCCTCTGCGGTTGGCAGGGCATCCTAGGTCCCCAAAGGAGGGGATTCTGGCTCAGCCTGTGTCTTAGCAGATTTGTGCCAATGCCACCCCACCCTGCACTCCTGCCAACTGGTGTGAATGCTAGGATAGGGGGGCCAAGGGACGGCACCCACCCTGCAGCCACCAAGGCTCTCCCTGCCATCCTCACCTCAGGACCTTGGGGCAGGGACTCCGGCAGGGTCAGCGCGTCTCTCCAGCTGCACATGAAGGACACGTCAGGGACATCGCTCAGACCAAGGGGGCCAGTCGTAAAcaacgagggagggagggagctggggaagtCCATCCTGGAAAACAGGAGCCACCCTGGCCTTCCTCAGAGACCTGAACCTGACAGCCACTTCCGGGGCTCCTGGGAGGGTGAAGAGTGCCCTAAGAGGAGAACAATTTCTTTGGGGAAGCAgataacaaagaacaaatgaCTATGTCGCCTAATGCCTGACAGTAATAAGTGCTACGttaaaaccaaccaaccagccaagagggaggggatggcgGTGGCCGAGGGGTGTGGTCTTAGCATCGGTAAGAAGGTGGCGCTCGGCATACCCTGAGCTAATGACAAGGCTGCTGGGAAGAGGGTACAGCAAGTGCAGAAGTTCTGGGGCAGGAAGTGTGGGAGAAACAACTGGGCAGCCATGGAACGAACTAGGAGGTGAGTGACGGGCCGAAGTCAGACAGGTGGCGAGGGGTCCGCTTCCAGCATGCTCTTATGTATTACGTTATAATTACACGTTCATAGACTACACACCCCACACTCTACGCTACGCTCCCAAGACAAACTCAAGTTCCCCAAAGCCAGAGACGAGTCTTATCTGTCTGCCTTCCCACTGTCAAGTACAGTACCTTCCAAAAAAAGGAACTGACTGTGTGTTGAATAATAATAAACTTATGTCAAAGGGCTTTGGTAAGTACAAAGTGCT
Above is a window of Balaenoptera ricei isolate mBalRic1 chromosome 19, mBalRic1.hap2, whole genome shotgun sequence DNA encoding:
- the TAF1C gene encoding TATA box-binding protein-associated factor RNA polymerase I subunit C isoform X4, which translates into the protein MDFPSSLPPSLFTTGPLGLSDVPDVSFMCSWRDALTLPESLPQGPENVAPHVAKGLLWEPDTPGPLPLLPPGPDPWDPGVTAQDLLFRGGYQFRRQPQAVLDVTEQLSRFLWDHGDIAFAPLGKLMLENFKLEGARGRSKKKTVVSVKRLLQDLGGHQPWGCPWAYLSHRQRRFSILGGPILSTSVASLLGELLHEELALRWEQLLLDDAFTGGALAWVPGRTPRAGQLVYPAGGALDRLYFQKVSLTPGSEPRVLGGPGHIRLRGPVRQVVTRTVQGEALLAVRSDYHCALWKVSKQGQPAPVQVLQVEKGATGISLSPHLPGELAICSRSGAICLWTPQDGLRQIYKDPETLVFRDPSPWRWADFTAHPRVLTVGDRTGVKMVDTQGPPGCGLLLFRGGAEASCQKGERVLLTQYLGECGPECLHPTLHLICTQFSLYLVDERLPLVPLLKWNHGLPSAPLLAQLLPPPRTGLPRPLLLAGQGGELQLLHVAGEGASTPRLAGPPQSLPSRSDSLSAFPLLEPKSQWRLQERLKAPAIGLAAAIPPSTSTPVLSLFQLSAAGDVFHQRLHLQGEPGPDSPAPTASWTPQATASCSRWLKALLEVPPAPPVWAAPTFSHRRLLGCFEPQKAEGKAPEGLRTAMAKGRLLQPRDLGLLPTEERAPAPEPGPEDELSERLEAAWEGQAAAWWERRRGSGSGPGKQPKRHKRRTQLSSTFSSLSGRLDLSDAASPPPSPERTLPEARPQPPVTPPSQEFTQELWARGVPSERQQTLRDYMAELPLRGDAPGAASVPSSQASSVRATPSRQRAAVRSGSQPHWKKPRMGF
- the TAF1C gene encoding TATA box-binding protein-associated factor RNA polymerase I subunit C isoform X5 codes for the protein MLENFKLEGARGRSKKKTVVSVKRLLQDLGGHQPWGCPWAYLSHRQRRFSILGGPILSTSVASLLGELLHEELALRWEQLLLDDAFTGGALAWVPGRTPRAGQLVYPAGGALDRLYFQKVSLTPGSEPRVLGGPGHIRLRGPVRQVVTRTVQGEALLAVRSDYHCALWKVSKQGQPAPVQVLQVEKGATGISLSPHLPGELAICSRSGAICLWTPQDGLRQIYKDPETLVFRDPSPWRWADFTAHPRVLTVGDRTGVKMVDTQGPPGCGLLLFRGGAEASCQKGERVLLTQYLGECGPECLHPTLHLICTQFSLYLVDERLPLVPLLKWNHGLPSAPLLAQLLPPPRTGLPRPLLLAGQGGELQLLHVAGEGASTPRLAGPPQSLPSRSDSLSAFPLLEPKSQWRLQERLKAPAIGLAAAIPPSTSTPVLSLFQLSAAGDVFHQRLHLQGEPGPDSPAPTASWTPQATASCSRWLKALLEVPPAPPVWAAPTFSHRRLLGCFEPQKAEGKAPEGLRTAMAKGRLLQPRDLGLLPTEERAPAPEPGPEDELSERLEAAWEGQAAAWWERRRGSGSGPGKQPKRHKRRTQLSSTFSSLSGRLDLSDAASPPPSPERTLPEARPQPPVTPPSQEFTQELWARGVPSERQQTLRDYMAELPLRGDAPGAASVPSSQASSVRATPSRQRAAVRSGSQPHWKKPRMGF
- the TAF1C gene encoding TATA box-binding protein-associated factor RNA polymerase I subunit C isoform X1, translating into MDFPSSLPPSLFTTGPLGLSDVPDVSFMCSWRDALTLPESLPQGPENVAPHVAKGLLWEPDTPGPLPLLPPGPDPWDPGVTAQDLLFRGGYQFRRQPQAVLDVTEQLSRFLWDHGDIAFAPLGKLMLENFKLEGARGRSKKKTVVSVKRLLQDLGGHQPWGCPWAYLSHRQRRFSILGGPILSTSVASLLGELLHEELALRWEQLLLDDAFTGGALAWVPGRTPRAGQLVYPAGGALDRLYFQKVSLTPGSEPRVLGGPGHIRLRGPVRQVVTRTVQGEGKAHRHLPRPLTDLLPDSDPDPDPDPHPLHPSALLAVRSDYHCALWKVSKQGQPAPVQVLQVEKGATGISLSPHLPGELAICSRSGAICLWTPQDGLRQIYKDPETLVFRDPSPWRWADFTAHPRVLTVGDRTGVKMVDTQGPPGCGLLLFRGGAEASCQKGERVLLTQYLGECGPECLHPTLHLICTQFSLYLVDERLPLVPLLKWNHGLPSAPLLAQLLPPPRTGLPRPLLLAGQGGELQLLHVAGEGASTPRLAGPPQSLPSRSDSLSAFPLLEPKSQWRLQERLKAPAIGLAAAIPPSTSTPVLSLFQLSAAGDVFHQRLHLQGEPGPDSPAPTASWTPQATASCSRWLKALLEVPPAPPVWAAPTFSHRRLLGCFEPQKAEGKAPEGLRTAMAKGRLLQPRDLGLLPTEERAPAPEPGPEDELSERLEAAWEGQAAAWWERRRGSGSGPGKQPKRHKRRTQLSSTFSSLSGRLDLSDAASPPPSPERTLPEARPQPPVTPPSQEFTQELWARGVPSERQQTLRDYMAELPLRGDAPGAASVPSSQASSVRATPSRQRAAVRSGSQPHWKKPRMGF
- the TAF1C gene encoding TATA box-binding protein-associated factor RNA polymerase I subunit C isoform X2, with translation MDFPSSLPPSLFTTGPLGLSDVPDVSFMCSWRDALTLPESLPQGPENVAPHVAKGLLWEPDTPGPLPLLPPGPDPWDPGVTAQDLLFRGGYQFRRQPQAVLDVTEQVSGPTARSATRPGLCLVTWPPFLLQLSRFLWDHGDIAFAPLGKLMLENFKLEGARGRSKKKTVVSVKRLLQDLGGHQPWGCPWAYLSHRQRRFSILGGPILSTSVASLLGELLHEELALRWEQLLLDDAFTGGALAWVPGRTPRAGQLVYPAGGALDRLYFQKVSLTPGSEPRVLGGPGHIRLRGPVRQVVTRTVQGEALLAVRSDYHCALWKVSKQGQPAPVQVLQVEKGATGISLSPHLPGELAICSRSGAICLWTPQDGLRQIYKDPETLVFRDPSPWRWADFTAHPRVLTVGDRTGVKMVDTQGPPGCGLLLFRGGAEASCQKGERVLLTQYLGECGPECLHPTLHLICTQFSLYLVDERLPLVPLLKWNHGLPSAPLLAQLLPPPRTGLPRPLLLAGQGGELQLLHVAGEGASTPRLAGPPQSLPSRSDSLSAFPLLEPKSQWRLQERLKAPAIGLAAAIPPSTSTPVLSLFQLSAAGDVFHQRLHLQGEPGPDSPAPTASWTPQATASCSRWLKALLEVPPAPPVWAAPTFSHRRLLGCFEPQKAEGKAPEGLRTAMAKGRLLQPRDLGLLPTEERAPAPEPGPEDELSERLEAAWEGQAAAWWERRRGSGSGPGKQPKRHKRRTQLSSTFSSLSGRLDLSDAASPPPSPERTLPEARPQPPVTPPSQEFTQELWARGVPSERQQTLRDYMAELPLRGDAPGAASVPSSQASSVRATPSRQRAAVRSGSQPHWKKPRMGF
- the TAF1C gene encoding TATA box-binding protein-associated factor RNA polymerase I subunit C isoform X3 codes for the protein MPKPYSRGEVGRGGEISWDTKDAGSFPGSLSHLAATWRQAGRGLRPAENVAPHVAKGLLWEPDTPGPLPLLPPGPDPWDPGVTAQDLLFRGGYQFRRQPQAVLDVTEQLSRFLWDHGDIAFAPLGKLMLENFKLEGARGRSKKKTVVSVKRLLQDLGGHQPWGCPWAYLSHRQRRFSILGGPILSTSVASLLGELLHEELALRWEQLLLDDAFTGGALAWVPGRTPRAGQLVYPAGGALDRLYFQKVSLTPGSEPRVLGGPGHIRLRGPVRQVVTRTVQGEALLAVRSDYHCALWKVSKQGQPAPVQVLQVEKGATGISLSPHLPGELAICSRSGAICLWTPQDGLRQIYKDPETLVFRDPSPWRWADFTAHPRVLTVGDRTGVKMVDTQGPPGCGLLLFRGGAEASCQKGERVLLTQYLGECGPECLHPTLHLICTQFSLYLVDERLPLVPLLKWNHGLPSAPLLAQLLPPPRTGLPRPLLLAGQGGELQLLHVAGEGASTPRLAGPPQSLPSRSDSLSAFPLLEPKSQWRLQERLKAPAIGLAAAIPPSTSTPVLSLFQLSAAGDVFHQRLHLQGEPGPDSPAPTASWTPQATASCSRWLKALLEVPPAPPVWAAPTFSHRRLLGCFEPQKAEGKAPEGLRTAMAKGRLLQPRDLGLLPTEERAPAPEPGPEDELSERLEAAWEGQAAAWWERRRGSGSGPGKQPKRHKRRTQLSSTFSSLSGRLDLSDAASPPPSPERTLPEARPQPPVTPPSQEFTQELWARGVPSERQQTLRDYMAELPLRGDAPGAASVPSSQASSVRATPSRQRAAVRSGSQPHWKKPRMGF